From the Carya illinoinensis cultivar Pawnee chromosome 4, C.illinoinensisPawnee_v1, whole genome shotgun sequence genome, one window contains:
- the LOC122307622 gene encoding 15.7 kDa heat shock protein, peroxisomal-like, translating into MADSIFGHPFRRIFWSPPIFREWSGSTALMDWLESPTAHILKINVPGFSKDDIKVQIEEGNILQIKGKGGKEEPHEKDAVWLVAERGTGKREFSREIELPENVKVDQIKGQVENGVLTIVVPKDTTPKSSKARNINITSKL; encoded by the exons ATGGCTGACAGTATATTTGGGCACCCTTTCAGACGCATCTTCTGGAGCCCTCCTATCTTCCGGGAATGGTCCGGATCGACGGCCCTTATGGACTGGCTCGAATCCCCTACTGCTCATATCCTCAAGATCAATGTCCCAG GTTTCAGCAAAGATGACATAAAGGTACAGATAGAGGAGGGAAACATCTTACAGATCAAAGGAAAGGGTGGGAAGGAGGAGCCCCATGAAAAAGACGCCGTTTGGCTTGTAGCTGAGAGAGGCACAGGGAAAAGGGAATTTTCTCGGGAAATAGAATTGCCGGAAAATGTGAAGGTGGATCAGATCAAGGGTCAGGTGGAGAATGGTGTTCTCACAATCGTTGTCCCAAAAGATACAACCCCAAAGTCATccaaagctagaaacatcaacATCACTAGCAAGCTCTGA
- the LOC122308524 gene encoding nudix hydrolase 18, mitochondrial-like, which yields MVTLMSQENMVALVSRTGRHLQRYSKGRRQVVGCIPYRYKNAKQTSLVEAGELEVLVISSQKGKGMLFPKGGWEKDESIKEAALRETLEEAGVRGVVQRELGKWNFKSKTHDTYYEGYMFPLLVEEQLDFWPEKDVRQRKWMTVQEAREVCQYLWMKEALDKLVNRLTTQQHVDEEQVGPCLVC from the exons ATGGTGACCTTGATGTCTCAAGAAAACATGGTTGCTTTGGTTTCTCGCACCGGAAGGCATTTGCAACGGTACAGCAAGGGTCGTCGCCAAGTTGTAGG ATGTATACCTTACAGATACAAGAATGCAAAGCAGACTTCCTTGGTAGAGGCAGGAGAATTAGAAGTTCTTGTCATCAGTTCACAGAAAGGCAAAGGGATGTTGTTTCCAAAG GGAGGTTGGGAAAAAGATGAATCCATAAAGGAGGCGGCTTTACGAGAGACCCTAGAGGAAGCAGGGGTACGAGGCGTTGTTCAG CGTGAATTGGGAAAGTGGAATTTCAAGAGCAAAACCCATGATACTTATTATGAAGGATACATGTTCCCATTGCTTGTGGAAGAGCAGTTAGATTTCTGGCCAGAGAAGGACGTGCGTCAAAGAAAATGG ATGACTGTGCAAGAAGCAAGAGAAGTTTGTCAATATTTGTGGATGAAGGAAGCTCTAGATAAACTTGTAAATCGGCTGACGACTCAACAACATGTTGATGAGGAACAAGTAGGACCGTGTTTGGTATGCTAG